The Fusarium musae strain F31 chromosome 10, whole genome shotgun sequence DNA window AGGATTGTCCGAATCCAGGAACTCCAAATGGGGACGTCGTTGTCGGAGTTCCCGCTCGATTACCCGATGTTGCCAACGGCGAGATGTTTCCCCCAGTTGGTGTCTGTGCCGCAGCGGGTGTTTGCCATGAATTCAGGCTCAATGCAGGATCAAGCCAGAATTCGCTTTGTTGTTCTGGTGGGATCATGGAGTTGAGAAAGTCATCCGTAAAATCGAGGTGCTCATGACCAAACGAAACCTCATCATTCTGAGTTACAAAATACGATTGCTGGTCCTGAATCGGCGTGTTTCTCTCATCAGCAGTCCTATTCGCAAGGCCAAGTCTTGCAAAATCGAGTtccgagaaggtcaagactATCAGGTTACGCATTAGCGGATCTCAAACCCGGGATGAAAATCTGCTTACTATCGCCATCAACGTCATCCGACGGCGGCCGTCTCGGTGCACTGGACCCCATTGCTTTCAACTCTATGTCCCCTTGCAATTATCTGCGGGTAAGTACCTGTAGTTATTAGGTTAGGCGATGGTTGTTGAGACCAGGCAAAGCCAGTCATTGAGGtgccttcttgatgacaAAAAGGCGCCGTTGACTTTCCGGAATCGGAGTGAGACTAACCCCCACCTTGACCGAAAAATTCAAATTCGTGACCCCGAATAGTTATGCGATACTACGTCTCCATCGCGGAACAGTCAGAGGCGATTTACTTCTGGTCTAATCTGCTCTTTTTTCAGCCGCAATCCTGGTATTTCCCCGACTTTGTTTCTCCATAGTTTGCCATATTAGAGTGATTACTCATGCGCGTCGGCACAGACCTTCTCCATACATGACGAGTCATAGATAAGATTATCTCATCAAATCTCCAACGAAGATAAAGCTATGCGTCACTTTAGCGGTATGAGCTTGCTTCTACGGCCTGTTGGTTCATTATTTTCTCCGTAGACGGCCTGACTCACCGAGCTCAGCTCTGAGGGTCCGTGAAGCCCTTTGTCGTAGTAATCAACAACGCGTGGACCTGCGAGACAGCTACTTAGTTTCGTGTCTTCAGTAGCTGCTTATTCAATTATCCAGTCAGTGATTCTATATCTGCAGTATACCCCAGTTCCATTGTAGCCGTCGCTCCTCATCGCTCAacaatgatggtgatgatgcgcGACAAGTCGATATGAGCTCTTCTACATCCCGAAAAGTATATGATTATTCTCAAGACAGCCTGTCCCTGATCACCTGGTCATTGACTCTGCAGCTCACAAAGTATTGCCTTATGCACGTCTCTGGCTGCGGTCAGGTTCAGTCCAACGACCTTGGAGAAACTGGAGTACTGATCATTGCTTTCATCCGTGCTTACTACAGAGTATCGAGCGCGATCGGAGCTATCCAAGGACTATCACTGGATTCTATTGTTAACAAAGCGTAGCACCTTGAACGGTGACAAGCTGGAGACCTGGTATGTATCAAGGCAAGAGGTTTGACAGCTCGAGTCGACCCGATCTCGATGGAGCAAAAAAGCAATGAGTCCAACAGCATCTTAAcctttctttgtctttccatCTGTTTTCGTGATCGTCGTTGTTGTCCAAGTTAGTAACATTCGCGAATGATAACACAACCAACACTGGTCCAATCAGTgctggaagctcaaggcgCGTGACGCTCTGCGTAGGGCGTGAAAATGGCTTAGCTCGGACCAAAATCGGAGCATCATTTTTGGCAGCAATGACGCTTGCCCAAAGCGATCAAGTTCAGCGTGTTTCGCATGAATAAGTAAACACGAGGACTTATACGAAACCAACAGGCTACGAGCGAATAGCATGCCACCTTTGAATCAGTTGACTCGCGTCGGACTATGATGCAGCTAAATCTAAGATTATGAGGAgctacagcaacagcagctgcAATGATGATCTGCAGCCTCGTCGCATCTTCTTGAAGTTAATGGAGCGGATATGGATATCAAACCGCGTCTCAttcattttcttcatcctGCTTGATCGCATCAACCTGGACTATCGAATGTGACAGTCCCTTGCCATCCCCCTTCTGGTCAATGACCATAGCCGTCAAGCTCTTCCCATATACACAGCCAGAGTCCAGACCAAAGGTATATCTCGCAACCCCGGGCGAGTCTTTACCAACTTGTATCCCAACTCTTGCATCATGTCCGTAGACGACAATACTGCGCTTCTCGGGATCCTCAATCGAGTTCTGCCATCGATTCCAAGCATCAATCCACCAATGACCCTCTCGAGTTTCGAGGGGAAATCCAATAACACCCTCTTTGTACTCACCACTGAAGCCTTCGCCGTTATTAACAGCATCTGCCCATTTCTCCAACTCGGCTTTTATACCTGCATCAGTGGTATCATGGTATGCCGCATAACGTCGCGTCCGACTCTTGGCTCCCTTCAGTAGACCTGCTCGAATGGGCTCAGTGACTTTAGCTGCTGGGTTTCGGTATACCAGTCCTCTCATGTTCATGACGGCCCAtggatcttgttcttccAGTGGAAGTAAGGGGACCAGACCGCCATGCGCGACAAGCAGAGTCCCAGAGTTCCAGGGCGGTGATGTCGCTCCCTTTCGTAGTTTGATCCGTAGAATCAGCGGCTGCGAAGCCAGCCAAGAGATTTGCTCATCGGTAAGATTGGCGGCAGTTGTCAAGTCGCTTTCCGAACTGTAAGGTTTGAGATCCTCCGGTGATATTGACTTCAAATCCTCCTTCGCCTCAGCTACGGCCGCTTCGCCCTCTTTGACCTCGTTCTCACTTTCCGCTTCAAGTGccagcctcttcaacctctcaacaagcttcttATCCTCCCCCCTTTTGATAGCAGAATGCGCAGCAAGCACCCTGTCTTCATTATTCCCTCTTATCGCACATGCCCCGAGCTCAATCGCCAACTGGACAACACCGGGACTATCAGGACCCTTGTTGATCAAATCTCCAACAAACATAAGTTTGTCGCCATTGGATCTGTTATACGAAACTTTTTTGAGTAATTTCTTCAGTTCGGGCAGATGGCCGTGTACGTCACCGACGATAATGAGTCTGCGTGGGGGGATGACATCTTGAATACGAGTCTGCAAGGGATGCCACGGAAAATCGGCACGAGAGCGCGCGGTAGAGGAATGGGTATTTATCTCGTATTCATTTTCGTGAGAGGGCATTTTTTGTTGTTAATTATAGTCCTTGCCGAACGTTTGAGTTTGCGTTTTTGGtgagggaggagaagaatgggTTTGGTTACGAACGGGCGAATCAGAGCATAGTTATTGGGAATTGAATCCACTTTGGCGATGACGAATGTGATACAGAACAATTGCATGTAGGAGCAAGGGAAGACAAATTTCGTATTCACAAGTCGAAATTGCCGATTGCCCAAGCCTAGGGAGATAATTTTCAGAACACCGGCAGTCATACTGGTCTTGTACATGGGGTGAGGTGAAGATGGGCTTTGCAATATAATCTTCATTGAAACAGCCCTTTATAACTCAAAAGGCGTGGTGGCAGAGTGGTCTAATGCGATAGACTAGAAATCTATTCCCTTCGGGGGCGTCTGTTCGAATCAGGCCCACGTCGAAAACTTATTTTTGACCTTGTTACtgatttttattatttttatagtaaccTATATCTGTTTAAGATTTTTCTCTAATTCATACCTACTCTTTCAATATACTTAGCTTGTCTTAGTAGCTaaagtactataataattaatttttatattttactaatctATTGctattatatctttagaaATTGGCATGTCTATTATGAGTTTCTTTACAGACAATCTGTAATAAAATGCAATAACGGCATACATCTTGCCTTATTAGCTCTCTAGAAAGattctatatatcttaacaGTTTAAAGCTTGTTGTTTAGTCTATAGAGCTTGAAGCATAAATATTCTTTGTCTGGATTAGGGTAGGTCGTGTACCCGTTGTGTCTGCTGTTTAAGCATATACCTATGCTTCCGTAACAGCCTATTCACAAGATCTCACAATTCTTTAACGGCCTTTAGCTTGAGTTAGTTTACATGGAAATGATCGTTTGGACAGCATCTAATGTTAGACGCCTCGGTGGAAAGAGACTCGTTCGAAGAATCCATGCTCAGCCCTGCAGAAGAGGGGATACTCAAAGTTCACTAGATCCAACAAGACTTCGCTGACTCGTTTCCCATTTGCCCTTGGTCCAAAGGGTCAAAGAGCTTATTTGCCGTCAAGGCAGGTGGTGTGACAAATGCATGAGATGATCTGCTTTTCAGCTTCATAACTCTGATCTGGAAATCCCCAGCTTCCGGTTCCCCGGGATGTCCAGACCCAAAGCCGCAGGGCTGAAAAAACCAGAAAGTCTAGAAATGCGATATCTTCTCACATGGCAGGCTACACGGCCAAGCCAGAAGTTCTTCAACGCCTGGACCTCGAGAAATTCGCTTAGCAAAGAAGCATTGTCGAGTAGCAAACGCTCTCGGCGACTAGAAGCGCCCCAAAAAGCTTGATTGTAGGCAGATACGACGAAAGCGTGGAAACTTTGATGCCGGAAACTACGAGAGGGCCAATCGTGGCTTGCGCTGGTTGGGGGGCTAGAATCGTTGGTCTTTGTTGATTGTCGTGTTTATTGCTGTTTGCGTAACCTGATAGTTTGGCCCTGCATTCCAGACGCGCGGGCCCCGTTGACCAGCCCAGGTCCCAGGCACGATAGAGATAATCACTGCGAAAATCACGGGTTCAATCGTCTTTTCTCAACTACGAATATTGTGAAATTAAAGGCTGCTTTGCCGCGTCTTGGCATTGTTGATTATGCTTGACTTGTCTGGCCAGCTGTCGTAAGACATGGATGTCAAGGGATGACGAAAGGAACAAGAAATGCCGCGATAAGGGCAACACTTGTTTTAGCGCATCCCTTGTGCGTTGCCAGTCTAGCCAGTAAAAAAAGACAGCTTTAGCCTCTTTTAAGTGGCTGTAGCGTATGTACAGACTCAGTCAGGGTCTTCTTAGTCGAAAGGGTATGTCGAATTCAGTAACTCGGATCTGGTGGAGCCGAGCCAACTGAACTTGGCCACTTCGGATGGTGAGGCCGCTGTAAGCAAGCTTCGATCATTCCACCCTAGCAAAACCGATCGGAATCTAGGCCCTGCTCTCCACTTCAGCTGTGATAATGGGCTCTTGAAATAAAGATGCAACTGTTCCCCTGCTCGCTCTGGAGATCTCCCTTGACAGAGTCGCATCATTGAGTGTTACGCTGTACGCTTGTCTTGTAAGTCAAGCCTGCACAGAAAAACAGGTTGAGTCGTGCAACGCGACTCGACTTGGAACATGGACCACATACAGTACTGACTTGTTCTTCCAGCTATCAAGGGCCAGATCGTACCCAGGCAGTCACCCGACGGTCCCCTCGTCTCCTCCCGACGACAAGATGTCCATGTTTGGTCGGTTCCAAGAGAGCAAGAAACAATGGCGTAACTGCATAGTGGCCTGTTTCGCCATCTATGCTCTCGGTTTTCTATTCTTCTACTACAGCTTCCCGGCCTTTGGCGACTTTGCTCGaccccaccatcaccatgCCGTCTCAGTCACGAAGCACTCAAAACATGTCAAGCCAGACAACATCACCGTCAGTGGACTGGTGTTCTACGGTCGACAAAGCCGAGTTGAGATAATGAAGTGCTACATCGAGCGTAACCTGGTCGAAAACGGAGGATGGCTCGATGAAGTCCTCTGGGTCGTCAACACCGAGCAAAAAGGGGATCTCCGATATCTCGAGGAGGTCCTAGCTTCCAACCCAAAGCGATACAAGAAGATTTATTCCGACGAGATTGCTGGGACATACACATACAAGAATATCTGGAAGAAATTAGAACGTGGAAAGTATTATGTCAAGATTGATGACGACGTCGTACGTGCAATATCAATGCCTTGGTTCGCTAAACACTAATCATCTGTCTCGCAGGTATGGATTGATGACGACGCTATCCCCAGTCTTGTCACACGTAAAGTCCAAAACCCCAAGGACTTTGTTGTCTCTGGCAACATTATCAACAACCCCCctcttggcttcttccatATGCGCATGGGTGCCATTCATCCATACTTCCCAGAGGCCTTTGAGCCATTCAGCGTCACAAACGCCACTGACTACTGGAGACCATCACGACATCCTTCATGGGATGGACCCAAGAAGTACAAGTGGGAACTCAAGAATGAACCTCCTACCTGGCCTCACCATCGATGGCTGCGAGTCCCCGACGATTCGATGCTTGATCAGACTCCTGCCGCTGAACTCAAGTACGACATTTGGGGCGATAGCTATCGTAACTGGGCTATCGCTTCCCAAATGCATATGTCTCTGTTTGAGAatatcgagaagaagcaattAGACCTATATAAGTTCGAGAAAACTTGGACCATGTATGAAGATCGAATCCGAATCAACTTCATGTGCATCTATAGCGATGACATTCTCGACACTGATCCCGAAAACTGGCCCCAAGGACGGGGTGACGAGGACATgattgttcttgatctcccCAAGAAGCTTCGACGCCGTAAGTCCTCCATCAAAATCCCACCATGCTTCATACTAACACTCTACCAGCTGTTGTCATCCAAGGCGACGCTTTAGCCGCTCACTACCAATACATGGACCAGAAGCAGTTGGAATCAACCGATATCCTAAAACGATACAAATCCATCGCAGAGGATAAATACTGCCTAAATCTAGCTGCAGCTCAGGACGTTGCCGAGGCAGATCTGAAACAAAGGTCGATCCGAGGTCTCTTTTCCACCCCAAGTGGGTATGATGTTTGATGTCTATAATACGGAGTTATATATCCTGGGATGGCAGCGTGTCGGTTATTATGCTAGAAATTGCACCAGTCGTTTTTTCACCGCTTCATTTCATGCCTTGTAGTTCGTCCACTCTCGTGAAACTTGTAGATATAACTTGGCTTGTGGGTTGTTTTATCTCGGTTATTTGTTACCGTTGAAGTTACATGGCATCAGATGTTCCTAGTCTGCGATGCGATAGGGGCCCAGTGTTGTCGAGACCCTCTTTCGGGAGGAATCGTACTATCGCCACAGGACTAATCGCGACTTCTATTAGGATCTTCACTCAATTATCTGCCGAAGAGGTTTTGAAGCGCCTCGGGAAgtaagaaaacatcagaccttgatataagatgtcaaaaataaacttagcaaagggTATCCTAAGTCTATTCgaaacttatcctaaacttaggccGAGTTACCCAGGTCgttttgtcacttaggatcaagacactaagctttctttcctctcctaGAAGTGCAAGAGGGAGAGaaggcttggcttggatGAGAAAGTATCTGGCCACAGAGCGTGTCAAATTTCCGAACATACTTATCCGGGTCGAGGGTTCAAGCTGTTTGACATGTTTCATACGAGGTGAACTGATTTACGACTGGAAATACCTCACACGGCAGAGCTTTGGCCGACGCCTGGAGAGTGGATGAAGATTGACTTGTATCCAGTTGGTAGGGGAAAAATGTTGTTCTCAAGACAGTTACAGAGATTTGCTTGCTATATACACTAACATGATATGATTACTCTACTTTCGGGAGTGAGTAACTGTCCATCGAGTCTCAACACTGATCTCgttgttcttcatctcagAAGATCCAACAGTCAAGTTCTTCTCCGACCCTGACTCATCAGGGAATCCTGTGACGGCATAACCGTGCTGGAGCTTATCATTTGTTGGCCTGTAATCGTCCATCTCCCAGGTCGACAAGTTTGGGTCTCGAGAAATCTGGGGCTGGGTGCTCGCGGCACCTGATCGGCTGGCATCCCTGAATCCTGTTGAACGCTCGGTAGAATATTCATCCAATCGAGATCCCCCCATTCGCTTCTTGTACTTGGCGTAGAAAGGTCGGAGCATGGGAATGCTGACACAGAGAATGGCGAGATTAggctcgaggatgaagaggaagatggtggTGGGCATGGTTCCTGTAACGTTGTTGTTGAGATCGACGGTTGAGATGTAGATGAGTCGGAAGACGGCGCAGACAACGCAACTGTTCGAGTCAGTATATACTTCTTACATCGAGAGTGAAGAGACCTACGCAAGACCCAACGCGAAACAAGAGGTGATACCAATCTTCTCCGCACGGCGTGTCTTCAAGTTCCAAACACTGTGCATAGGCAGTGCCATAATGATCAAGTCTCCAATAGCGTTGGTAGCGATCAAGGACTGGATCATGGGGATGTAAGCTCCGCACTTTCCTAGACCAGTCCACTGAGCGGAGACTGGGTTACACAGGAAGATACAAGAGCAGAGATAGGCGATGAGCCACATAGCGACAAAGACGAGGGCAGCCTTGGATGACTTTTGCATGAAGCTCGTGGGGAAGACTCggatgaagaaggccaacATGCTCGCTTTGACGGAGGCGAGAAGGGTGACATAGATGGCT harbors:
- a CDS encoding hypothetical protein (EggNog:ENOG41), with translation MPSHENEYEINTHSSTARSRADFPWHPLQTRIQDVIPPRRLIIVGDVHGHLPELKKLLKKVSYNRSNGDKLMFVGDLINKGPDSPGVVQLAIELGACAIRGNNEDRVLAAHSAIKRGEDKKLVERLKRLALEAESENEVKEGEAAVAEAKEDLKSISPEDLKPYSSESDLTTAANLTDEQISWLASQPLILRIKLRKGATSPPWNSGTLLVAHGGLVPLLPLEEQDPWAVMNMRGLVYRNPAAKVTEPIRAGLLKGAKSRTRRYAAYHDTTDAGIKAELEKWADAVNNGEGFSGEYKEGVIGFPLETREGHWWIDAWNRWQNSIEDPEKRSIVVYGHDARVGIQVGKDSPGVARYTFGLDSGCVYGKSLTAMVIDQKGDGKGLSHSIVQVDAIKQDEENE
- a CDS encoding hypothetical protein (EggNog:ENOG41), with protein sequence MSAEAVEVISTPQVYMPILGYVKAELAINCLIVLLVLIVVTLRVIGRLMGPGLGWDDGFVIFSTPLGVAMLCCQGLFAPVGNGYELAKYPELAANIPFILKLTFCMQAIYVTLLASVKASMLAFFIRVFPTSFMQKSSKAALVFVAMWLIAYLCSCIFLCNPVSAQWTGLGKCGAYIPMIQSLIATNAIGDLIIMALPMHSVWNLKTRRAEKIGITSCFALGLACVVCAVFRLIYISTVDLNNNVTGTMPTTIFLFILEPNLAILCVSIPMLRPFYAKYKKRMGGSRLDEYSTERSTGFRDASRSGAASTQPQISRDPNLSTWEMDDYRPTNDKLQHGYAVTGFPDESGSEKNLTVGSSEMKNNEISVETRWTVTHSRK